In Microscilla marina ATCC 23134, a single window of DNA contains:
- a CDS encoding SIR2 family NAD-dependent protein deacylase has product MISSELRAYLHEFAANDQAKMVVLTGAGISAESGIPTFRGKEGYWKIGSVNYQPQEIGTMKMFKQNPQEVWKWYLFRHTVCNNSQPNPGHYAVAEMEKILGGKRFTLVTQNVDGLHFRAGSTFKNTLLIHGDLTHVRCSKDSCDTELLPFPEGIAPKTRESAISLEEWERLRCPSCGALTRPHVLWFDEYYNEKYYKYETALHKNREADLLIVVGTSGATNLPNKMYYNALNNNKQIVVVNLDSSIFSRTLEANQTGHVLLGKSGEILPEILAAIKDTI; this is encoded by the coding sequence ATGATCTCATCAGAACTTAGGGCATATTTGCACGAATTTGCTGCCAACGACCAAGCTAAAATGGTGGTGCTCACCGGAGCAGGCATTTCTGCCGAAAGTGGTATCCCTACCTTTAGGGGCAAAGAAGGCTATTGGAAAATAGGCTCGGTCAATTACCAACCCCAGGAAATAGGCACCATGAAAATGTTTAAGCAAAACCCGCAGGAAGTATGGAAATGGTATTTGTTTAGGCATACTGTGTGCAACAATTCCCAGCCCAACCCAGGGCATTATGCTGTAGCTGAGATGGAAAAGATATTGGGCGGCAAACGTTTTACTTTGGTTACCCAAAATGTAGACGGGCTTCATTTTAGGGCAGGCAGCACTTTTAAAAATACCTTACTCATTCATGGCGACCTTACCCATGTGAGGTGTAGCAAAGATTCTTGTGACACCGAACTTTTGCCTTTTCCGGAGGGCATTGCCCCCAAAACCCGGGAGAGCGCTATCAGCCTTGAAGAATGGGAGCGACTCAGGTGCCCTAGTTGTGGAGCGCTTACCCGCCCCCATGTATTGTGGTTTGATGAATACTATAACGAAAAGTACTACAAGTATGAAACCGCTCTGCATAAAAACAGGGAAGCTGACCTCTTGATTGTGGTGGGTACTTCGGGGGCAACCAATTTACCTAATAAAATGTATTACAATGCCCTCAACAACAACAAGCAAATTGTAGTGGTAAACCTGGATAGCAGTATTTTTTCGCGCACCCTTGAAGCCAACCAAACCGGACACGTATTATTAGGAAAAAGCGGTGAAATTTTACCCGAAATCTTAGCTGCCATTAAAGACACTATATAA
- a CDS encoding SIR2 family NAD-dependent protein deacylase, which translates to MIPNSLQTFLKQFGESQQKALFLTGAGISAESGIPTFRGSEGYWTIGSKNYTPMEIATNYMFRQFPEKVWRWALHYFNNARHAQPNPGHQALATLEKRLGSQRFTLVTQNVDGLHLLAGNTPPNTYCIHGTLSHVRCDDCGEVHPFPQDLGYYTKNDIMPDEEWDKLACPECSELMRPHVLFFDEYYNEAYYKYESALEAAFHTDLLVVVGTTGATNLPLLIFETVLKAGKPIIAINLDNSTFTQTIDIYQQGWVLKGKSGEILPTLATFF; encoded by the coding sequence ATGATTCCCAATAGTTTACAAACCTTTCTTAAACAATTTGGCGAAAGCCAGCAAAAAGCCCTGTTTTTGACCGGGGCAGGCATTTCTGCTGAAAGTGGTATCCCTACCTTTAGAGGCAGCGAAGGCTACTGGACTATAGGGTCAAAAAACTATACCCCTATGGAGATTGCCACCAATTATATGTTTAGGCAGTTTCCCGAAAAAGTGTGGCGCTGGGCACTGCATTATTTCAATAATGCCCGCCACGCCCAACCCAACCCTGGGCATCAGGCATTGGCGACCTTAGAAAAACGGCTGGGCAGTCAACGCTTTACTTTGGTTACTCAAAATGTAGACGGACTGCACCTGCTGGCGGGTAATACGCCCCCAAATACTTACTGCATCCACGGTACGCTCTCGCATGTGCGTTGCGATGATTGTGGCGAAGTACACCCTTTTCCGCAAGATTTGGGGTATTATACCAAAAACGACATTATGCCCGACGAAGAATGGGATAAGCTGGCCTGCCCCGAATGCAGCGAGTTGATGCGTCCCCATGTTTTGTTTTTTGACGAATATTACAACGAAGCATATTATAAATATGAAAGTGCCCTGGAAGCAGCCTTCCATACTGACTTGCTAGTGGTGGTAGGCACTACTGGAGCTACCAACCTGCCCTTGCTAATTTTTGAAACAGTGCTCAAAGCAGGTAAACCAATCATTGCTATCAACCTTGATAACTCTACCTTTACCCAAACCATCGATATTTATCAACAAGGCTGGGTACTTAAAGGCAAAAGTGGCGAAATATTGCCTACCTTAGCGACGTTTTTTTAA
- a CDS encoding MYG1 family protein codes for MTTIPDQLITHNGSFHADEVFAVAILQKLKGAPLHITRTRHPDLLGKVVKNSNVLVVDVGLVYDPAHNNFDHHQDRHLKSAAGLVWEHFGSQLCGNNVDVALLVQESLIDLVDQTDTNQNNILKTIDEHLPGGTAGTVSGLIGAFNREPDNDDKQMEQFDKAVKMAATFLENTLYEAEKIVAQKPIWEARQMLTPQVVRLEQHCKGWKRWAALEPGIRFCLIPRASKNELIEGQQWQLTTIDAEAHPLPTLETMQAEVSNANDIEFAHKARFLAVFNNEATALEVVKLL; via the coding sequence ATGACAACAATTCCCGATCAACTGATTACCCATAATGGGAGTTTTCACGCCGACGAAGTTTTTGCAGTAGCAATCTTACAAAAACTCAAAGGCGCTCCCTTGCATATTACCCGTACCCGTCACCCCGACCTGCTCGGCAAGGTAGTCAAAAACTCCAACGTATTGGTAGTAGACGTAGGGCTCGTGTATGACCCTGCCCACAACAATTTTGACCATCACCAAGACCGCCACCTAAAAAGTGCGGCAGGTTTGGTGTGGGAACATTTTGGCTCGCAACTATGTGGTAACAATGTCGACGTAGCTTTGCTGGTACAAGAGTCGTTGATTGACTTGGTAGACCAGACAGATACCAACCAAAATAATATCTTAAAAACCATCGACGAACATTTGCCTGGTGGCACAGCAGGCACCGTATCAGGATTGATTGGGGCGTTTAACCGTGAACCTGACAACGATGACAAGCAAATGGAACAATTTGACAAGGCGGTGAAAATGGCCGCCACTTTTTTGGAAAACACCCTGTATGAAGCCGAAAAAATTGTAGCACAAAAACCCATTTGGGAAGCCCGTCAAATGCTTACCCCCCAGGTAGTTCGTCTGGAGCAACACTGCAAAGGTTGGAAACGCTGGGCAGCTTTAGAGCCCGGTATTAGGTTTTGCTTGATTCCGCGTGCCAGCAAAAACGAGTTGATAGAAGGGCAGCAATGGCAATTGACCACTATAGACGCTGAAGCCCACCCTTTGCCCACTTTAGAAACCATGCAAGCTGAGGTAAGCAATGCCAACGATATTGAGTTTGCCCATAAAGCACGTTTTTTGGCAGTATTTAACAATGAAGCCACCGCCCTTGAGGTAGTAAAGTTACTTTAG
- a CDS encoding class I SAM-dependent methyltransferase: protein MKQLPKLLPEEELVWSPIVANNRMNRERQASGVNSYENEVGFCPKDWLRTLLAHESEACWLDVCCGKGNALLQTAQALASSQGRLHLHGVDLVDFFAPIPEQVNCIRFFIGSITHWQPPLPAYHLITCIHGLHYVGDKLGAIARLGKILAPGGKMVASFDLASVQVGNDAQGETVLEWFRQAGIEYDAQKKLIIAQAPLPHVPSFAHAYLGANDRAGKNYTGQEAVTAYYAE, encoded by the coding sequence ATGAAACAACTACCCAAACTTCTGCCCGAAGAGGAACTGGTATGGTCGCCTATAGTAGCCAACAACCGCATGAACCGTGAACGTCAGGCAAGCGGGGTAAACAGCTATGAAAATGAAGTAGGCTTTTGTCCCAAAGACTGGCTACGTACGCTATTGGCCCACGAGTCTGAGGCTTGTTGGTTAGACGTATGTTGTGGCAAGGGCAACGCTTTGCTGCAAACTGCCCAGGCTTTGGCTTCGTCTCAAGGCCGTTTACACTTGCATGGGGTAGACCTGGTCGATTTTTTTGCCCCTATTCCTGAACAGGTGAATTGTATACGTTTTTTCATAGGCTCTATTACCCATTGGCAACCTCCGCTTCCGGCGTACCATCTCATTACTTGTATTCATGGCTTACATTATGTGGGTGATAAACTGGGGGCAATTGCCCGTTTGGGTAAAATACTGGCGCCTGGCGGCAAAATGGTGGCGAGCTTTGACCTGGCAAGCGTACAAGTAGGCAACGACGCCCAGGGAGAAACAGTGCTCGAATGGTTTCGACAAGCAGGCATTGAGTACGATGCACAAAAAAAACTCATTATTGCCCAGGCTCCTCTCCCCCATGTACCTTCGTTTGCTCACGCTTACCTGGGTGCCAACGATCGGGCAGGGAAAAACTACACCGGACAAGAGGCAGTCACTGCTTATTATGCTGAATAA
- a CDS encoding DUF4212 domain-containing protein yields MNDQKNIKNYWKTNLRYLLVLLSIWFVVSYGFGILLVNPLNTIKLGGFKLGFWFAQQGSIFTFVILIFVYVRLMNKLDKKYEVDEE; encoded by the coding sequence ATGAATGATCAGAAAAATATTAAAAATTATTGGAAAACTAACCTGCGTTACCTTCTCGTATTGCTCTCTATATGGTTTGTCGTATCTTACGGCTTTGGCATACTGCTCGTAAACCCACTCAACACCATCAAATTGGGGGGCTTTAAGCTGGGCTTTTGGTTTGCTCAACAAGGCTCCATTTTTACTTTTGTTATCCTCATTTTTGTATATGTAAGGCTCATGAACAAGCTGGACAAAAAGTACGAAGTAGATGAAGAGTAG
- a CDS encoding sodium:solute symporter family protein — translation MSVQTWTYIIVGATFALYIFIAIWSRAGSTREFYVAGGGVPPLANGMATAADWMSAASFISMAGLISFMGYDGAVYLMGWTGGYVLLALLLAPYLRKFGKFTVPDFIGDRYYSDVARTVAVICALFVSFTYVAGQMRGVGVVFSRFLEVPITWGIIIGMGIVFFYAVLGGMKGITYTQVAQYCVLIFAFMVPAIFISIQLTGNPIPQLGFGGTVEGGKTLLEKLDGLHKELGFNAYTNGSKSMIDVFFITAALMVGTAGLPHVIVRFFTVPRVKDARLSAGYALVFIAILYTTAPAIAAFARTNLITTIQDKKAYVAMPEWFKKWEATGLIAWVDKNKDGQVQYFPGKPFVGKPTFKESKGTSGERVVTNQLNSNKNELYIDRDIIVLANPEIAQLPNWVIALVAAGGLAAALSTAAGLLLVISTSVSHDLIKKQLNPNISDRGELLYARLSAAVAVVIAGLFGIYPPGFVAQVVAFAFGLAAASFFPAIVLGIFDKRMNREGAIAGMITGLLFTIAYIVYFKFLGGTKAGWWWGISPEGIGTLGMFINTLVALVVSRNTATPPQQVQEMVESIRYPRGAGEAQDH, via the coding sequence ATGAGCGTACAAACCTGGACGTATATTATAGTAGGGGCAACTTTTGCCTTGTATATCTTTATTGCCATCTGGTCGCGTGCCGGATCTACCCGCGAGTTTTATGTAGCAGGCGGCGGGGTGCCACCGCTTGCCAATGGAATGGCCACTGCAGCTGACTGGATGTCGGCAGCTTCGTTTATTTCTATGGCGGGGCTCATTTCTTTTATGGGCTACGACGGGGCTGTTTATCTGATGGGCTGGACAGGAGGCTATGTATTGCTTGCCTTGTTGTTGGCGCCCTATCTGCGTAAGTTTGGTAAGTTTACCGTGCCCGATTTTATCGGCGATCGCTATTACTCCGATGTAGCACGCACGGTGGCCGTTATTTGTGCCTTGTTTGTTTCTTTTACCTATGTAGCAGGGCAAATGCGGGGCGTAGGTGTGGTGTTTTCCCGTTTTCTCGAAGTGCCCATCACCTGGGGAATTATTATAGGCATGGGCATTGTGTTTTTTTACGCTGTATTGGGCGGCATGAAGGGCATCACCTACACCCAGGTAGCCCAATATTGTGTCTTGATCTTTGCTTTTATGGTGCCTGCCATTTTTATTTCCATTCAGCTTACTGGCAACCCTATACCTCAATTAGGTTTTGGGGGCACTGTAGAAGGAGGTAAAACATTGCTTGAAAAACTGGATGGCTTGCACAAAGAACTAGGGTTCAACGCCTATACCAATGGATCGAAAAGCATGATCGATGTGTTTTTTATCACTGCTGCCCTCATGGTAGGTACCGCAGGTTTGCCCCACGTTATTGTACGTTTTTTTACGGTACCCAGAGTAAAAGATGCCCGTTTATCGGCAGGCTATGCCTTGGTCTTTATTGCCATTTTGTACACTACCGCCCCCGCCATTGCCGCCTTTGCCCGCACCAACCTGATTACTACCATTCAGGATAAAAAGGCCTATGTGGCTATGCCCGAATGGTTTAAAAAATGGGAGGCTACCGGACTCATTGCCTGGGTAGATAAAAACAAGGATGGGCAAGTGCAGTATTTTCCAGGAAAACCCTTTGTGGGCAAGCCGACCTTTAAGGAAAGCAAAGGAACCTCAGGCGAACGAGTGGTGACCAACCAACTCAATAGCAACAAAAATGAGCTCTACATAGACCGTGACATTATAGTGCTTGCCAATCCCGAAATTGCCCAGCTGCCCAATTGGGTCATTGCCCTGGTAGCCGCCGGGGGGCTTGCCGCAGCCTTGTCTACCGCAGCTGGTTTGTTGCTCGTGATTTCTACCTCGGTGTCGCACGACTTGATCAAAAAACAACTCAACCCAAACATCTCCGACAGGGGCGAATTGTTGTACGCCCGTTTGTCGGCAGCTGTGGCTGTAGTCATTGCCGGGTTGTTTGGCATTTACCCCCCAGGGTTTGTCGCACAAGTAGTGGCTTTTGCCTTTGGTTTGGCGGCAGCCTCGTTTTTTCCGGCAATTGTATTGGGTATTTTTGACAAACGCATGAACCGTGAAGGTGCCATTGCCGGAATGATCACTGGCTTACTCTTTACCATTGCTTACATTGTGTACTTCAAGTTTTTGGGAGGCACCAAGGCTGGTTGGTGGTGGGGCATTTCGCCAGAAGGCATAGGCACCTTGGGAATGTTCATCAATACCCTGGTAGCTTTGGTTGTATCACGCAATACTGCTACTCCACCACAACAAGTACAAGAAATGGTAGAAAGCATTCGCTACCCAAGGGGCGCAGGCGAAGCGCAGGACCATTGA
- the acs gene encoding acetate--CoA ligase, giving the protein MTNKINTLGGYIHEYQKSVSNPEAFWASVAENFHWRKKWDKVLDWNFEEPTIEWFVNGKLNITENIFERQLFTHGDKAAIIWEPNNPDEASITLTYRELFEKVCQFSNGLLKQGVKKGDRVVIYMPMVPEAAIAMLACARIGAIHSVVFAGFSSNALADRINDAQATTVLTADGGYRGTKVLEIKKIVDEALENTPSIERSVVLKRTGSEVTMKPNRDIWWSDVIAGETLENKAEEMDSEDMLFILYTSGSTGKPKGVVHTTGGYMVYTAYSFKNVFQYNAGDVYWCTADIGWITGHSYIVYGPLLAGATSVMFEGVPTFPDAGRFWEIVDKHQVNQFYTAPTAIRALQAKGLEYVEKHDLSSLKVLGSVGEPINEEAWHWYHDHIGKDRCPIVDTWWQTETGGILISPLPGITPTKPTYATLPLPGIQPILVDNEGNELKGNSVEGNLCVKFPWPSMLRTTYGDHERCRQTYFSTYKGLYFTGDGCKRDEDGYYRILGRVDDVINVSGHRLGTAEIENAINEHPLVNESAVVGYPHEIKGQGIYAYIVCEADAANHDEEQIKRSIISTINKIIGPIAKPDKILVVPGLPKTRSGKIMRRILRKIAENNASNLGDISTLLNPEVVASIMDKAGVAVES; this is encoded by the coding sequence ATGACAAATAAAATCAACACATTGGGTGGTTATATCCACGAATATCAAAAAAGCGTATCTAACCCCGAAGCTTTTTGGGCTTCGGTTGCCGAGAACTTTCATTGGCGCAAAAAATGGGATAAAGTGCTTGACTGGAATTTTGAAGAGCCTACAATAGAATGGTTTGTTAACGGGAAATTAAACATTACCGAAAACATTTTTGAGCGCCAACTCTTTACCCACGGCGACAAAGCGGCTATTATCTGGGAACCCAACAACCCCGACGAAGCAAGCATTACCCTTACCTACCGGGAACTGTTTGAGAAAGTATGCCAATTTTCGAATGGACTTTTGAAGCAAGGAGTAAAAAAAGGCGACCGTGTGGTGATATACATGCCTATGGTGCCCGAAGCTGCCATTGCTATGCTTGCCTGTGCCCGTATTGGAGCCATTCATTCGGTCGTATTTGCTGGGTTTTCGTCCAACGCCCTTGCCGACCGCATCAACGATGCCCAAGCCACCACTGTGCTTACTGCTGATGGAGGCTACCGGGGCACAAAGGTGTTGGAAATAAAGAAAATAGTAGATGAAGCCCTAGAAAACACCCCAAGCATAGAGCGCAGCGTTGTGCTCAAGCGCACGGGCAGTGAGGTAACCATGAAGCCAAACAGAGACATCTGGTGGAGCGATGTGATAGCAGGGGAAACCTTGGAAAACAAAGCCGAAGAAATGGACAGCGAAGACATGCTCTTCATTTTGTATACATCGGGCTCTACGGGCAAACCCAAAGGAGTAGTGCATACCACGGGCGGCTACATGGTATATACAGCTTATTCGTTTAAGAATGTTTTTCAATACAACGCAGGCGATGTTTACTGGTGTACGGCGGACATTGGCTGGATCACGGGGCACTCTTACATTGTGTATGGTCCTTTGTTGGCAGGAGCCACCAGTGTCATGTTTGAGGGAGTACCTACCTTTCCTGACGCGGGGCGTTTTTGGGAAATAGTAGACAAACACCAGGTGAACCAGTTTTATACTGCCCCTACTGCCATTCGTGCTTTGCAGGCCAAAGGGCTAGAGTATGTAGAGAAACACGACCTGAGTTCGCTCAAAGTATTGGGTAGTGTGGGAGAACCCATCAACGAAGAAGCGTGGCACTGGTACCACGACCACATTGGTAAAGATCGTTGCCCAATCGTAGACACTTGGTGGCAAACCGAAACCGGAGGTATTTTAATCTCTCCCTTGCCCGGCATTACTCCTACCAAACCTACCTATGCCACCCTGCCCTTGCCCGGAATTCAGCCTATATTGGTAGACAATGAGGGCAATGAATTAAAAGGCAACAGTGTAGAAGGCAACTTATGCGTGAAGTTTCCCTGGCCATCGATGTTGCGTACTACTTATGGCGATCACGAACGTTGCCGTCAAACCTATTTTTCTACTTATAAAGGTTTGTATTTTACCGGAGACGGATGCAAGCGCGACGAAGATGGTTATTACCGTATTTTGGGACGGGTAGACGATGTAATCAATGTATCGGGGCACCGTTTGGGTACTGCCGAAATAGAGAATGCCATCAACGAACACCCATTGGTAAACGAATCGGCGGTGGTAGGCTACCCCCACGAAATCAAAGGGCAGGGCATTTATGCGTACATTGTATGTGAGGCCGATGCTGCCAACCACGACGAAGAACAGATCAAGCGGAGCATTATCAGCACGATCAACAAGATTATTGGACCCATTGCCAAACCTGATAAGATTTTGGTAGTACCTGGTTTGCCCAAAACCCGTTCGGGTAAGATTATGCGTAGAATCTTGCGCAAAATTGCCGAAAACAACGCTTCTAACCTGGGCGATATTAGTACGTTGCTCAACCCCGAAGTGGTGGCGTCTATTATGGACAAAGCTGGAGTTGCGGTAGAGAGTTAA
- a CDS encoding PP2C family protein-serine/threonine phosphatase, producing the protein MKIAPITINEKERLQALYRYNILDTDFEQAFDELIQLASYICSTPISLMSLVAENKQWFKAKVGLEARETPRELAFCAHAIHRPELFIVEDATKDERFHDNPLVTGHPDIRFYAGMPLTTPDGFSLGTLCVIDKRPRDLTEAQKTALKTLASQAIAQLELRMKLRVIESKQKSIARKNQEIFESIHYAQKIQAAILPSSKSLDKVFADHFVIYEPKDIVSGDFYWLSQVKKRIIVNGIPSFEVYSFVAAVDCTGHGVPGAFMSMIGSRLLNEIVNEKKVIDPKRIIAKMHEGIYKGLQQQESNNQDGMDICLCRVQYMDNSNNIELVYSNAKRPLFYTKQNNLYQIKRNRVSIGGYRPEQTTQEFKNHTVQLQHKDIIYLSSDGFVDTSNNKRKSFGTKRLFTLLQEIMHKPLNIQRKRLLEAKIKYQEEADQRDDIVMLGIQL; encoded by the coding sequence ATGAAAATTGCTCCGATTACCATCAATGAGAAAGAACGTTTACAGGCCTTATACAGGTATAATATATTAGATACTGACTTTGAGCAAGCGTTTGACGAACTGATACAACTCGCCTCTTACATTTGTAGCACCCCCATTTCGCTGATGTCTTTAGTAGCTGAAAACAAACAATGGTTCAAAGCCAAGGTAGGGCTGGAGGCTAGAGAAACGCCACGCGAGTTGGCTTTTTGCGCGCACGCCATCCATAGGCCTGAATTGTTTATTGTAGAAGATGCCACCAAAGATGAGCGCTTTCATGACAATCCGCTGGTCACTGGGCACCCTGATATACGATTTTACGCTGGAATGCCCCTTACTACCCCTGACGGTTTTAGTTTGGGGACACTATGTGTGATAGACAAACGCCCTCGTGATTTGACTGAAGCCCAAAAAACTGCTCTGAAAACGCTTGCCTCGCAAGCAATTGCCCAGTTAGAGCTACGTATGAAGCTGAGAGTTATAGAAAGTAAACAAAAAAGCATTGCCAGGAAAAACCAAGAAATTTTTGAGAGTATTCATTATGCTCAAAAAATCCAAGCCGCCATTTTACCTAGCTCCAAAAGTTTGGATAAGGTGTTTGCTGATCACTTTGTTATTTATGAACCCAAAGATATTGTTTCTGGTGATTTTTACTGGTTGAGCCAAGTCAAAAAACGGATCATAGTCAATGGTATTCCCTCTTTTGAAGTATATAGTTTTGTTGCCGCTGTAGATTGTACCGGACACGGAGTGCCAGGGGCTTTTATGAGCATGATTGGTAGTCGGCTATTGAATGAAATAGTCAATGAGAAGAAGGTAATTGATCCTAAAAGAATTATTGCCAAAATGCATGAAGGTATTTATAAAGGTTTACAACAACAAGAGTCGAACAATCAAGATGGTATGGATATATGCTTGTGTAGAGTGCAATATATGGACAACTCCAACAACATAGAGTTAGTGTATAGTAATGCCAAACGTCCCTTGTTTTATACAAAACAAAATAACTTATATCAAATCAAAAGAAATCGGGTTTCTATAGGTGGGTATAGACCTGAACAAACAACTCAAGAATTTAAAAACCATACCGTACAGCTCCAACATAAAGATATTATTTATTTGAGTAGCGATGGGTTTGTAGATACGTCTAATAACAAACGTAAATCTTTTGGTACTAAACGGCTATTTACCCTACTACAGGAAATTATGCACAAGCCATTAAACATACAACGCAAAAGGTTGTTAGAGGCAAAGATCAAATATCAAGAAGAAGCAGACCAACGCGATGATATTGTGATGCTGGGAATTCAATTATAG